The sequence TCGAGTACTACCTTGAAAAGAAAGGCCACGACATCAAGCGGATTCGCGAGCAGGTGGACGAGCGGACGCGCGACGAGGTGCAGCAGGCGGTCGATTTTGCGGAATCGAGCCCGCTGCCGGAACCTCAAGAAGCACTTGAAGATATTTATGCGCCCAGCGGCGCCCCGACGTCGGGCAATCCTTCGACCAACGGTGCGCGCTAGATGGAATCCACCTACATAAAAGCGATCAATTCGGCGCTCCATGAAGAGATGCGCCGCGACGAAAACGTCTTCGTCATGGGCGAGGACGTCGCCGAACTGGGCGGCGCATTCAAAGCAACCGAAGGACTGCTCGAGGCATTCGGCGAAGAGCGCGTGATCGATACGCCCATCTCCGAGGCGCTGATCGTCGGCGCAGGAATTGGCGCGGCGGTGCTCGGGATGCGTCCGGTGGTCGAGATGCAGTTCGCGGATTTCATCTCGTGCGCCTTCGATCAGATCGTGAACATGGCGGCGACGCTGCGTTATCGGCATGGCGGCAAGGCCAGTTGTCCGCTGGTGATTCGAGCACCGTCAGGCGCCGGCGTGCATGGCGCGCTCTTTCATTCGCAGAATCCCGAAGCGTGGTTCACCCGCGTCCCCGGACTAAAAGTTGTCGCGCCCGCCACTGCCTACGACGCCAAAGGAATTCTGAAAAGCGCAATTCGCGACGGCAATCCGATCGTATATTTCGAGCACAAACGGCTCTATCGAAGTATCAAGGAAGATTTGCCCGAGGGCGATTTCACCGTGCCGATCGGCGTCGCCGAACTGCGCAAAGAGGGCGCCGACCTCTCTGTGATCACTTACGGCGGAACGCTCGGCCAATGCATCGATGCGGCGCGAATCGTCGAGAAGGAGGACGGCCTGTCAGTCGAAGTGCTCGATTTGCGCACGCTGCTGCCGCTCGATCGCGACGCGATTCTTGCGACCGCGCGCAAGACCGGCAAGGTGCTGATCGTGCACGAAGATCGCCTGACTGGCGGTATCGGCGGCGAGGTCTCCGCGATCATCACCGAGAACGCTTTCGAGTATCTCGACGGACCCGTGCGGCGCGTCGCGGCCCTGGATGCGCACGTCGCGTTCAGTCCGCCGCTCGAGGAATTCATCCTGCCCAACACCAACAAAATCGTGGACGCAATCCGCAGTCTGGCGGCCTACTGAACTATGGCTATTGACGTAACGATGCCCCAAATGGGCGAGAGCGTCGTCGAAGGCACCGTCACCAAGTGGCTGGTGAAGGAGGGCGACACCGTCGTCGAGGATCAGCCGCTGGTCGAGATTTCGACCGACAAAGTCGATACCGAGATTCCGTCGCCGGGCGCGGGCCGAATCACAAAGATCGTCGCGGAAGAGGGGCAGACGCTACCCGTCGGCGCAAAGCTCGCCGTGATCGAGCAGGCCGTCGCGGAGACCGTCGCCAAGCTCAAGATGGTCCCGCCCAAAGTTGCGGCGCCGCCACCCGCGATGCCCACCGAGAGTCGGCCAGCGCAGCGGGCTCCGGCCTCGATGCGAGAATCGGCGCCCAGCGCGCGCGCCGCGTCAGCCGCGCCGATTCAAGATGAAGGGGAACTCGCCAGCGCAGATTTGCATCGCCGATATTCACCAGTCGTGCTGAAGATGGCCGCGGAGGAGGGAATTGATTTAGGCCGCGTGCCCGGCACCGGCATGGGCGGACGCATCAGCAAACGCGATCTGACGCGCTATCTCGAATCGCTGCGCCAGGGCGGCGCTGCGATTTTAGAACCGCTCCAGCCCGCCAACGGCGCCGCACAAGCCGCTACCGCGCTAACTGCGCCGCCTGCCGTTTCGCAAGCGCCCTCCGGCGCGACGGCGCCCGCGTTTCGCCCGCCGATCTATCAGCCGGTCGAAGGCGACATCGTTGAGCCGTTCACGCGCCGGCGCAAGCTCATCGCCGAGCACATGGTTTTCTCGAAGACTCATTCGCCGCACGTCGGCACCGTAGCTGAGGTCGATGTCACCGCGGCGATGGCGCTGCGCGAGCGGCACAAAAACGAATTCGCGCGCCGCGAAGGTTTTGCGCTCACGTTCTTGCCGCTGGCTGCGGCGGCCACCGTCAAGGCGCTGAAGGAATTTCCGCGCATGAACGCGTCGGTGGTCGGCGATTCGGTCGTGATTCGTAAGGGCATCAATCTCGGCATCGCGATGGATACCGACGAGGGCCTGCTGGTGCCGGTGATAAAGGCGGCCGAGGGGATGTCGGTGGTCGGTATCGCGCGCGCGATGGAAGCACTCCGCCGCAAAATCGCCGACAAAAAAATCAGCGCCGACGATCTCGCCGGCGGCAGCTTCACGCTCTCGAATCCGGGCCGCGAAGGTAATCTCTACGGCTTTGCGATCATCAATCAGCCCCAGGTTGGGATCCTCAGGATGGGCGAAGTGAAGAAGCGGGCCGTCGTTATCGAAGCGGCCGGTGCCGACGCGATCGCGATTCGCACCATGATGTATCTCGCGCTGTCATACGACCATCGCGTCGTTGACGGGGTGCTCGGCAATCGGTTCCTCTACCGCGTCGCGCGCATCATCGAGGAAGCCGACTTCGAAATCTAGGGAAGAAAGATTTAACCGCAGATTGCGCAGATTTCACAGATTCAAAACGAATCTCATACTAAAAAGGGCGGCCTAATCAGCCGCCCTTTTTTCTTATCTGTGTAATCCCTTAATCTGCGGTTAATTCTTTTCGGTGCCTTAACCCTGCGGATTACGCTTCGGTCTTTGCCGCCTGTTTGACGAACTTCCGATGCAGGCTCGCCGACAGCCGCGCGACTTTGCGCCGCACCGTATTGCGATGAATCGTGCCTTTGCTGGCCGCCTTGTATAGAACCTTGGTCGCTTGTTTGAGAGCGTTGCGCGCCGAGGTTTCATCGCTCGACGCGATTGTCTCGGCTGCAGTCTTGGCGAGGGTGCGGGCCCGCGTCTTGACGACGCGATTGCGCTCCGCGCGCTTCAGGCTTTGACGATGACGCTTCTCTGCCGACGGGTGAATTGGAATATGAGGCATAACTAGCCTCATTTATCAGTGCGCGCCCCCCAGAGCAATACAGCCGTCCAAATGATCGCGTACCTGATTCCACTTCGACTTACCAATTAACCAAGGAAGCGATTGATAAACTCTGGCGATGCCTTTACAGTCGCGCCATGAAGCCTGGCCACGCCGCCGCGCTCGCGCTTGTGGGCTGGTATCTGATGCTCGGCGCCCCGCCCGCAAAAGAGGGAGTCCGAAACTATGATGCGCCGATGTCTCAATGGGTGCAGGTGCAAGCCTACGATAGTGCCGCCGATTGTGAAGCCGACCGCACACGGCGATGGTATATGTGCGATCAACAGGGCGATAAAGCCGGCGCTAAATTGTGGTTCGATGCGAAGTGCGTCACAACCGATGATCCACGCCTCAAAGCAAAATAAGCCACTCACGATTTTAAATCCAGACACTCAGCCGTGATTTAGGACATTACCGCGAAATGACTGGCCAGGGCGACCAAAGGAAAAGCCGGCCAAAGCGTCAACAGGGGACGACTGTCGCGTTGATGCAAAATCGCTCTATCTTCCTTCAGCGACGAAAAGTCCTTCCTTGAGAATCAGAAACGCTGAACGGAGCATCATCACCAGAACAGGTGTAAGTGTTGAGTGGGCGCCCCATGCGTTCTCGATAAGACTCGCGCGAGTTCGCGTCGTGAGGTCCAGTGAAGAACTCGCGCGTATCGGCCGGTATCAGTTCAATGACACCTTGTTCGCGAAGCTCAGGGCGAAAAAGACCCGCCGGGCCGATGAGTTGGTTTTCAAGGCGCTTTCTCTCAGCTGCGTTGCCCGCTTCATCTCCTAGCGCCGGATTGACGAAGAATACCTTGCGCAGAGAAATGTTATCTTGAAGACCGGCCGCTAGAAGGTATCTGAAGTGCACATCCGTCGGAGGGACGGAGTAGCCGAGAATGACTAAGTTGGTTGCGGTTTTTAATGCGGCGACCGCCGCGTCCCATACCCCTGCAAAGAAGCCTACAAACATCTTGTGCCAAGTTGGAGGCACGAGAAAGGGCGATACCCCGCGAGCTCGCACAGCATCGTAGTTCTCACAGAGAGACAAGCGCATATAGCCGGGCTTACCCGACAAGCGACGGTTCGGTTTAACGGCTTTACCTTCATCTACCTGGAGTTGCGCCAGCAGCACCCTACGCCCAAGCCGCTCCTGCTGTTCGGGTAGCAAAGCAATCCAATTCACAGAACCATGTAGCTTGAGTAAGGCGACTCCTGCGTTTGCGTACGAGTTTTTGATACGCGCAGCCGATTGGTCAAAAGAAATGGCCTCGATCGGTAGCCCATAATGAAAGGGCAAGTCGAGCTCTTGGAGTGATTGCTCAATCAAATTGTCGTAGTTAAATGTGATGATTGTATCGCGATGGTTGTCTCCGTTGTTGTTGAAATAGCCGCACATTACGCCCATATAGAAATCGTAGGGCGGGCAACTGTGCCATTGACCTTTCCGGACGCCCTTCTTCATATCTTCCTGGATATAGGAGAGAGGCATCCGCCAACTCGCCGGCCTTTTCCAATCGGGCCGATCTAATACGCCAATTTGTAACCTGCTCCATACGTCAGTAGGCTTGGCAGTTTGTCGCGCATACTCGAGCGTCGCAGCGATAGCCAAGGGCATCGAGTCCGCCAACTTTTTGTCGCCACTCGCAGAGGCAAGACTGAACAGCTCCTCGACATTCTCAATATTCAGAGGAACCCGATGAGCCGCCGCAGCCGCGCGGATGCGAAATTCAAGCACCCGCTCAATAGCTTCCTTTTCGGCATTGCGTCCACCTTGCGCTTCTAACCAGGCAGCGGCATCACGCATCCTGTTCATGAAGTCCTTAATAAGCGGAAACCCCGCGTCGGCAGAGAAACCGGCCCCCAAGATATACACGTTGCGGTCGTTATAAGCGCGGATAGGCGGATCGTTGGGCACTTTGCGAACCTCCCCTTGTTTCTGCGTTACAATAGGGCACGATGCCGCGTTGGGTTCTGCTTCGGCAATCATGGATACGGACTAAACCAAAATATTGCGTCCCTGATGACCCAGATTGATACCGCCCGTGTCATTCCGAGCGAAGCGAGGAATCCCGGATCTTTTCTTCGCCGAGAATTGCTCCGGGTTTCACGCCTCGTCGCCTCGCTCACTCGGAATGACACGGAACGGCTCTGCTTACCTTTGTTTTTACGATTCTACTGACAGCG comes from Candidatus Binatus sp. and encodes:
- a CDS encoding alpha-ketoacid dehydrogenase subunit beta, yielding MESTYIKAINSALHEEMRRDENVFVMGEDVAELGGAFKATEGLLEAFGEERVIDTPISEALIVGAGIGAAVLGMRPVVEMQFADFISCAFDQIVNMAATLRYRHGGKASCPLVIRAPSGAGVHGALFHSQNPEAWFTRVPGLKVVAPATAYDAKGILKSAIRDGNPIVYFEHKRLYRSIKEDLPEGDFTVPIGVAELRKEGADLSVITYGGTLGQCIDAARIVEKEDGLSVEVLDLRTLLPLDRDAILATARKTGKVLIVHEDRLTGGIGGEVSAIITENAFEYLDGPVRRVAALDAHVAFSPPLEEFILPNTNKIVDAIRSLAAY
- a CDS encoding dihydrolipoamide acetyltransferase family protein translates to MPQMGESVVEGTVTKWLVKEGDTVVEDQPLVEISTDKVDTEIPSPGAGRITKIVAEEGQTLPVGAKLAVIEQAVAETVAKLKMVPPKVAAPPPAMPTESRPAQRAPASMRESAPSARAASAAPIQDEGELASADLHRRYSPVVLKMAAEEGIDLGRVPGTGMGGRISKRDLTRYLESLRQGGAAILEPLQPANGAAQAATALTAPPAVSQAPSGATAPAFRPPIYQPVEGDIVEPFTRRRKLIAEHMVFSKTHSPHVGTVAEVDVTAAMALRERHKNEFARREGFALTFLPLAAAATVKALKEFPRMNASVVGDSVVIRKGINLGIAMDTDEGLLVPVIKAAEGMSVVGIARAMEALRRKIADKKISADDLAGGSFTLSNPGREGNLYGFAIINQPQVGILRMGEVKKRAVVIEAAGADAIAIRTMMYLALSYDHRVVDGVLGNRFLYRVARIIEEADFEI
- the rpsT gene encoding 30S ribosomal protein S20 gives rise to the protein MPHIPIHPSAEKRHRQSLKRAERNRVVKTRARTLAKTAAETIASSDETSARNALKQATKVLYKAASKGTIHRNTVRRKVARLSASLHRKFVKQAAKTEA
- a CDS encoding SIR2 family protein yields the protein MPNDPPIRAYNDRNVYILGAGFSADAGFPLIKDFMNRMRDAAAWLEAQGGRNAEKEAIERVLEFRIRAAAAAHRVPLNIENVEELFSLASASGDKKLADSMPLAIAATLEYARQTAKPTDVWSRLQIGVLDRPDWKRPASWRMPLSYIQEDMKKGVRKGQWHSCPPYDFYMGVMCGYFNNNGDNHRDTIITFNYDNLIEQSLQELDLPFHYGLPIEAISFDQSAARIKNSYANAGVALLKLHGSVNWIALLPEQQERLGRRVLLAQLQVDEGKAVKPNRRLSGKPGYMRLSLCENYDAVRARGVSPFLVPPTWHKMFVGFFAGVWDAAVAALKTATNLVILGYSVPPTDVHFRYLLAAGLQDNISLRKVFFVNPALGDEAGNAAERKRLENQLIGPAGLFRPELREQGVIELIPADTREFFTGPHDANSRESYRERMGRPLNTYTCSGDDAPFSVSDSQGRTFRR